Proteins from a single region of Oryza brachyantha chromosome 6, ObraRS2, whole genome shotgun sequence:
- the LOC102705538 gene encoding uncharacterized protein LOC102705538, which yields MSSRSPTTEPLVNHPKESTSKGMNEDGGDGRFSWLTALGFGFLTFNSGMAIYRSDGDKGSVAFVVASYLDLVLLFACLRLFERAPRNSPRREWLKLFVWALTTLLTVMFSYKVAAIMPPLVAVLVWAMAFATIGGGFYAFFVHQDKAAQLEQPNM from the coding sequence CCCGAAGGAATCGACGAGCAAAGGCATGaacgaggacggcggcgacggcagatTCTCATGGCTGACAGCACTGGGCTTCGGTTTCCTTACCTTCAATTCCGGGATGGCGATCTACCGGTCCGATGGCGACAAGGGATCCGTGGCGTTCGTCGTGGCATCCTACTTGGACCTCGTGCTGCTCTTCGCGTGCCTTCGCCTATTCGAGAGGGCGCCGAGGAACTCTCCCCGCCGGGAATGGCTCAAGCTCTTCGTCTGGGCCCTGACCACCTTGCTCACGGTCATGTTCTCGTACAAGGTGGCTGCGATAATGCCGCCGCTGGTCGCCGTTTTGGTGTGGGCGATGGCGTTTGCCACAATCGGTGGTGGGTTCTACGCCTTCTTCGTCCACCAGGACAAGGCTGCCCAATTGGAGCAGCCCAACATGTAA